From the genome of Treponema denticola:
TTCTTTATAAAGACGGCAGCTGTTCTACTTTTTATATTTATTTTATTTGTTGTAACAATCATAATATTTACAAGACTCTTTATCATAAGGCCTGTTAATAAGGTTATCGCTGCTCTTAAAAGCGTATCTGAAGGGGACTTACGGGTTACGCTCCCTCCAACAGAGAACAATGAAATTGGAAAATTAACAGGCTATTTTGCCGAAACAATTTCAAAAATAAGCTATATGATAAAGACGGTTTTAATAAGCTCACAAGAAATGAATGAGGTCGGTGAAGCTCTTGCACAAAATATATCGGAAAGAGCTAGTGCCATACACCAAATTACCCAGAATATAGAATCGGTAAAAAACAAAACAGTCAATCAAAGTGACAGTGTAACCGAGACATCTGCAACAATTGAACAGGTTATCAGCAGGCTCGGCGAATTGGACAGCGACATTGAGGTGCAGGCTTCAAGCATTGAACAATCCTCTGCAGCTGTTGAGCAAATGGTAGCAAATATTGCTTCGGTTACAAAAAACCTTGAAAAAAACAATAGCTTAATAAAAACCGTATATGAGCAAACAAAAGACGGTAAAATCGGAGCAAGGTCGGCAAATGATGTCGTTGCTCAAATAGCATCTCTGTCAGAATCTCTTATGGAAACTAGCGAGATTATTCAAAACATTGCAAGTCAGACAAATCTTTTAGCTATGAATGCCGCAATTGAAGCCGCTCATGCAGGTGAAAGCGGAAAAGGCTTTGCAGTTGTAGCCGATGAAATCAGAAAGCTATCGGAAGAGTCAAATATGCAGGGCAAGCAAATAGGCGAGGTTATGAAAAAATCTACTCAGATTATAGAAAAACTCTCAGTCGTAGGTGCAGCAGCCGAAAAATCCTTCATTACAGTATACGAATTGGTAAATCAAATTTCACAGCAAGAAGAGCTGATGGTAGCAGCTATGAAAGAACAAGAAAACGGAAGTAATGAAGTCTTACAGGCTATAAAAAATATAAATGAAATAACCGGTGAAGTAAAGACCCGGTCTATTGAAATGCTTTCTGGAGGGATTAAGGTCTCCGAAGAAATGCAAAAGCTTGATGAACTTACCAGAAATATTAACAACAGTATGAATGAAATGGCGGCAGCTGCTTCCGAGATAAATAATTCAAGTAAAGAAGTAAGCAATATTTCTCAAAAAAATTAAAACAGTATCAGCCGGCTGTCTATTGAAGTTAATAAATTTAAGGTATAATACAGTGAATTTATCTTGTAGAGGAGTTTGAAAAATGGCGGATTTTGTTTTTAAACTTTCATCAAAAGTAATTTTGGGTAATTATTCTCTTGCCCGCATCGGTGAAGAAGCCGTAAAATTCGGAAATCACTTTATGTTTATTGCAGATCCTTTTTTTGAAGATATGGGACTTGTTGACAAAATAAAAAAATCCCTTGAAGAAAAAGGAATATCCCTTTTTGGTTTTAACGGCTTCGAGCAAACTGCCGACTCCGAGGTTGTAGAAAGGGCTCTCTCTCTAGCCAGAGGAGCTCATATTAGAGGAGTGATAGCCTGCGGGGATATGACAGCTTGCGCCATAGGGCGTGCAATAGCAGCCTTATACAATGAAGATAAATCCATCTATAGGTATATTGAAGGCGAGCCGATCACTGCCGAATCATTGCCCCTTATTCAAATTCCAACTACATGCAACGATCCTTTTTTATTCGGATCATCCAGCTTTATTATAGATTCAAGAAGCAGAACGGTAAATATTTTAAAAATAAAAGAAAATCTTTGTGATCTTGTCATATTCGATTCAAATACTTATGCAGGCCTAGCACCTAATGCCATGACGGCAATGATTTTCGCAGGCTTAGGAGCGACCTTTGAAGCCTATATTTCTACCAAAGTAAGTTTTTTATCGGAAACAATCTTAGGCAAAGCTGTAGAATTCTTTTTAATTGCTTCGGATCCGAGTCATGAAAAGCTTATCGGTATACCAAGGGAAGAACTTGTAGCTCAAGCAGCCTGTATGTCTGCTATAGGAATTGCAGCCTCTGCACCCGGACTTGGAACTGCAATAGCTCTTGCGGCCGGAGGGAAATACAGAATCGCAAGCCAGCTTATAGCAACGATATTGCTTCCTCATGTAATCGAAGATGCTATCTCTTCAAATCTTACAAAGACCGTTGCAGTGGCAAGGATGTTGGGTGAAACTATGATTGAAGGCGGAGATGCAGCTGAGGTCTCAAAGCGGGGCGTTGAAGAAATAAGGAGACGGCTTGCTGAAGCTAACTTGCCGATAAGATTAAAAGACATAGATTTAACAATTGAATCCCTTGTACCTGTTGCTGAAGACGCTGCCCGTCTGAGCTTTATGAATTATAATCCGAGACCAATGGCAAATCATGATATTTTTGAAATCATCAAACAAGCCTTTTAAGATTAAAAATGCCGGAAATATTTAAGCTGTACAACCTGCCTCAAAAACAAAGATGCCGCAAGATAGTCAAAATTTTAGAATCGGCAGAAAATGCTTTTGTACAAAACAAGCCCGATGAATTTTTAGATATTTTTTATCTGAAGTCTTTATTAAAAGTTATTTTAGATGACTTAAACTCAGATGCTGCAAAAAAGATTCAAGCCTGGATTGAAAATCCGGAAGAAGATCAAAAACGGAATATCATAAATTTTACCCGATATGAACTATATAAAACTCTTGATATAGCTCCTTCAGAGTGGGACTTAATTTTACCTAAGTCCGGAGCTGACGAAATTTCAAATTTTAGAAGAAGATTTTTTAAGGATGTCTATGTCTATGCAGAAGATATAAGAACACCTTTTAACATAGGCTCCATATTTAGAACTGCGGAATCTTTTGGGGTCGAAAAAGGTTTTTTGTCTCATGATTGTGTTTCCCCAGATAATCCCAAGGCTAAAAGAACAGCTATGGGATGTACCGAATATTTAGCATGGGAAAGGGCCGACCTTGAGAGTCTTCCCAATCTTCCTTTAATGGTACTTGAAACGGGCGGAACAGATATTTCAGAGTTCGATTTCCCCAAAAAAGGAATTGTCGTCATAGGTTCTGAAGAATTGGGAGTAAGCCCTGAAGCTATCAAAAAAGCAGATGGAAGAATAATAAGCATTCCCATGTACGGCATAAAGGCCTCGATAAATGTAAGCGTTGCCTTCGGTATCTGTATGCAAAAATGGTGTGAGGCTCTTACAACCGATTGCCCGCATATTTGCAAAAGCCCTATTGAAAAACATCTTTTTTAATGATATCTTTATCCCGCTCTTATGGAGGTAATATGAAAAAAATCATATCAATTCTTTTTATGATATTCCTTGTGTTTATTTTTACCGGATGTGAGCTTTTAGACTCTCTGATCCAAGAAAACAAGGAAGTAGTTAAGCAAATAAAGGATGAAGATTTAAGGGGTTATACCGTAACATGGCTGATTTTTGCGGATGACAGCGATGCCTTAAAATCGGCTGCATATAAAAAGGCAGCCGGCTATTATAAAAAAACGGCAGAAAATGAGGGCCTAAAAGACCAGTTCCAGATAATAGTTGTTTCTGATGGAATAGAGAGGGCTATCCGTGAAAAAGTAAAGGAAGCAGGTTTTGATGCCGATTGCTTCCCGCTAAAATGGAACGGAAATATAAAAAACAAATATAATCCTAACGATAAAAAAAATTATTCCGTCTTTTTCGATAAAAAGGGTAGAGCTCTTTTTAGTATGACGGAAGATTGGAAATTCGAAAATTACGGCGGTCTTGCCGATTATTCTCTTGAAGCTGCAGGTTTAAATAACATCAATGAATTAAAAAATCCGCTCACCTTTTTTACTACATTAAATAAAATACAAGCAGACGATATTTTTAAATTTATAACCAATGCCGTAAATTTAAATCTAAAAGATATTTTAAGATATTTTATAAACTAATTTTATTTTTTATGGAGGATTCAAAATGATTTTATTTATAAGCAACAGTATTTTTTCTTCTACCGAAAAAAAAGGAGAAGATTTTGATAAGGCCTTCGCCGGCTACATCGTTGTAGAAGACGGTCTAATCCAAAAAGTGGGTAAGGGAGAAGTTCCCGAAAGTTTAAAAAACCAAGCCGAAAAAATAATAGATGCACGGGGAAAGACTATTACGGCAGGGCTTATCGATGCTCACACCCACTTGGTGCACGGCGGTTCACGCGAGCATGAGCTTGCAATGAAACTTGCAGGAAAAACTTATCTTGAAATTCATGCAAGCGGCGGCGGTATTTTCAGCACTGTAAGAGCTACCAGATCAGCTTCAAAAGAAGAGTTGACGCAAAAAGCTTTGACTAGCCTTGACCGAATGCTTATTCACGGTACAACCACTGCCGAATCGAAAAGCGGTTACGGCCTCGACATGGAAACCGAAATTAAATGTCTTGAAATAAATTCTTATCTGAATAAAAACCACCCAATCGATATTGTTTCAACCTATATGGGTGCTCATGCAACTCCGCCCGAATTTAGGGACAACAAAGAAGGCTATATCAAGTTTATGATAGAAGAGGTTATGCCCGAGGTTAAAAAACGCGGCTTGGCAGAATTCTCCGATGCCTTTTGTGAAGACAAGATTTTTTCCGTAGAAGAAACCGAAAGAATAATGAAGGCCGCTGCCGGCTTAGGTTTTAAGCTGAAACTTCATGCCGATGAAATTATTCCTTTAAAGGGAGCGGAACTTGCAGCAAAGATGAATGCTCACTCAGCCGAACACTTGATGGCTATATCCGATGAGGGCATTACGGCTCTTGCAAAATCCGGAACTGTTGCCGTTCTTCTCCCTGCGACTTCCTTCTTTTTGATGTCACCCATTTATGCACCTGCAAAAAAGATGATTGAAGAAGGCGTAAGGGTTGCCCTTGCAACCGATTACAACCCCGGAAGCAGCCCGACAGAAAACCTGCAAATGGCTATGTGGGCAGCCTGTTATAAGATGAAGCTTTTGCCTGCACAAATTTTACGAGGCGTTACAATCAATGCAGCTTATGCGATAGATCGTGAAAAAACTATAGGCAGCATTGAAGAAGGAAAACAGGCCGACCTTGTTATCTTTGATGCCCCCAACATAGATTACCTTGTTTATCACTTCGGCGTAAATTCCGCTTATCAAGTTTGGAAAAAGGGAAGGCTTGTTGCCGAAAACAGCCGGATAGTTTATAATAATTAATTATGATATTTGAATTGACCAAACAAAAATAATTTGAATAATAGGAGATATTTTATGGAATTAGTAAAGATGACTGTAAATGATTTTGTTGCAGAAACAGCAAGCGATTCACCGGCTCCCGGAGGAGGCTCAGTTTCTGCATTGGCAGGCTCGCTCGCCTCTGCATTGGGAGAGATGGTTATCCGCCTGACTACAGGAAAAAAAGCTTTTGCTTCCCTCGATGAAAAAACTCAAGAAGAATTTAAGGCTCAGCTTCCGAAATTAGAAAAGGCACAAAAACGCTTGGTTGAAATTATTGATGAAGACACTCAGGCCTTTAATGCCTTTATGGAAGCCCTAAAGTTGCCCAAGAACACCGATGAGCAAAAGGCAAAGCGCAGCAAGGCTATGTCCGATGCTACCGTTGTAGCTATGCAGGTTCCGCTTGAAACAGCTAAGACCTGTTTGGATGTACTTCGCTTTTTACCCATTATTGCCATTCACGGAAACAAAAATGCTGCCTCCGATATCGGCGTTGCAGCCCTTAATGCCCGCTCCGGTTTGGAAGGCGCTATCTTAAATGTTAAGATAAATCTAGGCGGAATCGATGATGCCCCCCTCTGCGAAAAAACAAGAACTGAGTGTAATAAGATGCTTGAAGAAGGCGAAAAGCTGAAAACCGAAATTTTAAAAACAATCTATTCTAAGATTGAATAGGTTTCGGAAAAACATAGCTTTAACCGAAATAAAAAAGCTCTTTCCTTTTGGGAAGGAGCTTTTTTTGTTTTAATTAGTTTGTGAGGATATTTCATCCAAAAATTCAAACAAGTTTTTTACAGCCTCTTTTGTTGTCGCCCAAGATGTGCAAAAGCGCACGGCTGTTTGGTTTTCTGAAACCTTTGTCCAAAATTCGCATTTAAATTCTTTTTCTATTTTGGATAAAAGGCTGGTTTCTATTATCGGGAAGCTCTGATTTGTTTCGCTTTCTATAAAAAAAGAAAAGCCCCTATCGGAAAAACCTTTGCGGATCAGCTTTGCCGTTTCATTCATTGTTTTTCCTATTTCGAAGTAAAGCTTATCCGTAAAAAGAGTTTTAAACTGAAGGCCTAAAAGTCTACCCTTTGCAAAAAGCCCGCCTTTTTGGTTTTGAATGTATCTAAAGTCCTTTTGAAGAGCAGGATTGTTGATGATAAGAGCTTCCCCGAAAAGAGCTCCCATCTTTGTTCCGCCTATATAAAAGGCATCCGTATATCTTGCCATGTCTGCAAGGCTTAAATCGTTATTGTCAGCCGTAAGGGCTGTCCCTAGA
Proteins encoded in this window:
- a CDS encoding methyl-accepting chemotaxis protein, coding for MSETKGTSAQISYQSNKRFHSIGTKLLFFTVVLLLAQYLIIAYKDWRSLKKFSANQVKMMADIKHSAFNHELNTYELMGKILLNNISKDEEIIKAFAERDRKALTELTLPLFDEMKKNYKAKQFHFHIPPAISFLRVHNLKKFNDDLSDFRKTILKANSEKKDISGLEVGVSDLGFRVVKPLFDQNNKHIGSVEYGGDINKEFIQDFINNCSREVLEGGLSISIYARTLDNTYKIMCSNFENDNSENSAAIMEELGNKENLIKINGANAAAYYPMYDFSGNIIGYAKFLYSIESIQASQTDFFIKTAAVLLFIFILFVVTIIIFTRLFIIRPVNKVIAALKSVSEGDLRVTLPPTENNEIGKLTGYFAETISKISYMIKTVLISSQEMNEVGEALAQNISERASAIHQITQNIESVKNKTVNQSDSVTETSATIEQVISRLGELDSDIEVQASSIEQSSAAVEQMVANIASVTKNLEKNNSLIKTVYEQTKDGKIGARSANDVVAQIASLSESLMETSEIIQNIASQTNLLAMNAAIEAAHAGESGKGFAVVADEIRKLSEESNMQGKQIGEVMKKSTQIIEKLSVVGAAAEKSFITVYELVNQISQQEELMVAAMKEQENGSNEVLQAIKNINEITGEVKTRSIEMLSGGIKVSEEMQKLDELTRNINNSMNEMAAAASEINNSSKEVSNISQKN
- a CDS encoding iron-containing alcohol dehydrogenase, giving the protein MADFVFKLSSKVILGNYSLARIGEEAVKFGNHFMFIADPFFEDMGLVDKIKKSLEEKGISLFGFNGFEQTADSEVVERALSLARGAHIRGVIACGDMTACAIGRAIAALYNEDKSIYRYIEGEPITAESLPLIQIPTTCNDPFLFGSSSFIIDSRSRTVNILKIKENLCDLVIFDSNTYAGLAPNAMTAMIFAGLGATFEAYISTKVSFLSETILGKAVEFFLIASDPSHEKLIGIPREELVAQAACMSAIGIAASAPGLGTAIALAAGGKYRIASQLIATILLPHVIEDAISSNLTKTVAVARMLGETMIEGGDAAEVSKRGVEEIRRRLAEANLPIRLKDIDLTIESLVPVAEDAARLSFMNYNPRPMANHDIFEIIKQAF
- a CDS encoding TrmH family RNA methyltransferase: MPEIFKLYNLPQKQRCRKIVKILESAENAFVQNKPDEFLDIFYLKSLLKVILDDLNSDAAKKIQAWIENPEEDQKRNIINFTRYELYKTLDIAPSEWDLILPKSGADEISNFRRRFFKDVYVYAEDIRTPFNIGSIFRTAESFGVEKGFLSHDCVSPDNPKAKRTAMGCTEYLAWERADLESLPNLPLMVLETGGTDISEFDFPKKGIVVIGSEELGVSPEAIKKADGRIISIPMYGIKASINVSVAFGICMQKWCEALTTDCPHICKSPIEKHLF
- the hutI gene encoding imidazolonepropionase; the protein is MILFISNSIFSSTEKKGEDFDKAFAGYIVVEDGLIQKVGKGEVPESLKNQAEKIIDARGKTITAGLIDAHTHLVHGGSREHELAMKLAGKTYLEIHASGGGIFSTVRATRSASKEELTQKALTSLDRMLIHGTTTAESKSGYGLDMETEIKCLEINSYLNKNHPIDIVSTYMGAHATPPEFRDNKEGYIKFMIEEVMPEVKKRGLAEFSDAFCEDKIFSVEETERIMKAAAGLGFKLKLHADEIIPLKGAELAAKMNAHSAEHLMAISDEGITALAKSGTVAVLLPATSFFLMSPIYAPAKKMIEEGVRVALATDYNPGSSPTENLQMAMWAACYKMKLLPAQILRGVTINAAYAIDREKTIGSIEEGKQADLVIFDAPNIDYLVYHFGVNSAYQVWKKGRLVAENSRIVYNN
- a CDS encoding cyclodeaminase/cyclohydrolase family protein, with the translated sequence MELVKMTVNDFVAETASDSPAPGGGSVSALAGSLASALGEMVIRLTTGKKAFASLDEKTQEEFKAQLPKLEKAQKRLVEIIDEDTQAFNAFMEALKLPKNTDEQKAKRSKAMSDATVVAMQVPLETAKTCLDVLRFLPIIAIHGNKNAASDIGVAALNARSGLEGAILNVKINLGGIDDAPLCEKTRTECNKMLEEGEKLKTEILKTIYSKIE